In a genomic window of uncultured Flavobacterium sp.:
- a CDS encoding peroxiredoxin encodes MSLKIGDIVPNFTAKDSHGEVFESQSVLGRKPLVIYFYPKDNTPGCTTEACSFRDQYEDFKDLGAEVIGISSDSIKSHQKFAKKHQLPFILLSDQDKRLRHLFGVRDTLFGLVPGRVTYVIDRNGVVILIFDSMNAAKHIPKALETIKELVS; translated from the coding sequence ATGTCATTAAAAATAGGAGATATAGTTCCGAATTTTACTGCAAAAGATAGTCATGGTGAAGTTTTTGAAAGCCAAAGTGTTTTGGGACGAAAACCACTCGTGATTTATTTTTACCCAAAAGATAATACGCCTGGTTGTACTACCGAAGCTTGTAGTTTTAGAGATCAATACGAAGATTTCAAAGACTTGGGAGCTGAGGTTATTGGTATAAGCAGTGATAGTATAAAATCACATCAAAAATTTGCCAAAAAACATCAATTGCCTTTTATACTGTTATCAGATCAGGATAAAAGATTACGACACCTTTTTGGCGTTCGTGACACTTTATTTGGCCTTGTGCCAGGAAGAGTAACATATGTTATTGATCGAAATGGCGTTGTTATTTTGATTTTTGATAGTATGAATGCTGCAAAACACATCCCGAAAGCACTTGAGACTATTAAAGAATTAGTATCGTAA
- a CDS encoding 6-carboxytetrahydropterin synthase — MKVTISRKAHFNAAHRLHRKDWTFEKNNAVFGKCNNPNFHGHNYGLTVSVTGKIDPETGFVLDVKVLADIILEEVEIPFDHKNLNLDVPEFQDLNPTAENIAVVIWNKIRKRIQPDFDLEIVLNETDRNFVTYKGE; from the coding sequence ATGAAAGTAACCATATCAAGAAAAGCACATTTTAATGCTGCACATCGATTGCATAGAAAAGACTGGACATTTGAAAAAAATAATGCCGTTTTTGGAAAATGTAACAATCCTAATTTTCATGGTCATAATTATGGTTTAACAGTAAGTGTTACAGGAAAAATTGACCCAGAAACTGGTTTTGTTTTAGATGTGAAAGTATTAGCGGATATTATACTCGAAGAAGTGGAAATACCGTTTGATCACAAAAATCTGAATCTGGATGTTCCGGAATTTCAGGATTTGAATCCAACTGCAGAGAATATCGCAGTTGTGATATGGAATAAAATTAGAAAAAGAATTCAGCCCGATTTTGACTTAGAAATCGTTTTGAATGAAACGGACCGCAATTTTGTAACTTATAAAGGAGAATAA
- the idi gene encoding isopentenyl-diphosphate Delta-isomerase, protein MIEENVILVNQNDEQIGLMPKLEAHEKALLHRAFSVFILNSKNEIMLQQRAHQKYHSPLLWTNTCCSHQREGETNIEAGSRRLFEEMGFKTELKELFHFIYKAPFDNGLTEHELDHVMIGYYNENPDINFEEVEAWKWMKIEDVKSDIEKQPEIYTVWFKIIFDEFYHYLEDHKI, encoded by the coding sequence ATGATAGAAGAAAACGTAATACTAGTTAATCAAAATGATGAGCAAATTGGCTTAATGCCAAAATTAGAAGCACATGAAAAAGCACTATTACATCGCGCTTTTTCGGTTTTTATTTTAAATAGTAAAAACGAGATTATGCTACAGCAGCGTGCCCATCAAAAATACCACTCACCTTTACTCTGGACAAATACTTGCTGTAGTCATCAGCGTGAAGGCGAAACGAATATTGAAGCAGGAAGCAGACGATTGTTTGAAGAAATGGGTTTTAAAACAGAATTGAAAGAACTATTTCATTTTATTTACAAAGCTCCTTTTGATAATGGTCTTACAGAACATGAATTAGATCATGTTATGATTGGATATTATAATGAGAATCCAGATATAAACTTCGAAGAAGTCGAAGCCTGGAAATGGATGAAGATTGAAGATGTAAAAAGTGATATTGAAAAACAGCCCGAGATTTATACCGTTTGGTTCAAAATAATTTTTGATGAATTTTATCATTATTTAGAAGACCATAAAATATAA
- the msrB gene encoding peptide-methionine (R)-S-oxide reductase MsrB, translating to MKTKTQIFSLCFLIPLFILQACGQSAKKQNTKTVVMENKISKPGNPYYSNTDTTKLNVSNAEWKKVLPDDVYAVMREADTERPFTGKYWKTDEKGTYYCASCGNLLFRSGAKFASSCGWPSFFEQDNKNSVVYKNDNSLGMERIEALCGRCGGHLGHLFDDGPAPTGKRYCMNSIALDFIPDNK from the coding sequence ATGAAAACAAAAACTCAAATCTTTAGCCTTTGCTTTTTAATTCCGCTTTTTATTCTACAAGCATGTGGACAAAGCGCAAAAAAACAAAATACAAAAACAGTGGTCATGGAAAACAAAATCTCTAAACCTGGAAATCCTTATTATTCGAATACAGATACCACGAAACTAAATGTGAGTAATGCCGAATGGAAAAAAGTACTTCCGGATGATGTGTACGCCGTAATGCGTGAAGCAGATACCGAAAGACCTTTTACAGGAAAATATTGGAAAACGGATGAAAAAGGAACTTACTATTGCGCTTCCTGCGGAAATTTACTTTTTAGATCCGGCGCCAAGTTTGCAAGCAGCTGCGGATGGCCAAGCTTTTTTGAACAAGACAACAAAAACAGCGTGGTTTACAAAAATGATAATTCTCTGGGAATGGAAAGAATCGAAGCGCTTTGTGGTCGTTGTGGCGGGCATTTAGGGCATTTATTTGATGACGGACCTGCTCCAACCGGAAAACGTTATTGCATGAATTCGATTGCATTAGATTTTATTCCTGATAACAAATAA
- the msrA gene encoding peptide-methionine (S)-S-oxide reductase MsrA, with amino-acid sequence MKNTILICLFALSLHGFAQNKKASNLETITLGGGCYWCVEAVYENLDGVKSVVSGFSGGKVANPTYEEVCTGTTGHAEVVQITFDKNVTDINEIFKVFFTVHDPTTLNRQGADVGTQYRSVIFYKNEEQKKAAQSIIADLNKAKVYDSPIVTKIEPFKAFYKAEDYHQNYYANNKNQPYCKMVIQPKIEKFEKVFKDKLKKK; translated from the coding sequence ATGAAAAATACCATATTGATTTGCCTTTTTGCCTTATCCTTACACGGATTTGCGCAAAATAAAAAAGCCTCAAACCTTGAAACGATTACTCTTGGCGGAGGATGTTATTGGTGCGTAGAAGCTGTTTACGAAAATCTCGACGGAGTAAAATCTGTTGTTTCGGGATTCTCAGGAGGAAAAGTAGCCAACCCAACTTATGAAGAAGTTTGCACGGGAACAACCGGTCATGCCGAAGTCGTACAAATTACCTTTGACAAAAACGTAACCGATATAAACGAAATCTTTAAAGTTTTCTTCACCGTTCACGATCCAACAACTTTAAACCGACAAGGCGCAGATGTTGGAACACAATATCGTTCTGTGATTTTTTATAAAAATGAAGAACAGAAAAAAGCAGCGCAAAGTATTATCGCGGATCTTAACAAAGCAAAAGTTTACGATAGTCCGATTGTGACAAAAATAGAACCTTTTAAAGCTTTCTATAAAGCCGAAGATTATCATCAGAATTATTATGCAAACAATAAAAACCAGCCGTATTGCAAAATGGTAATTCAGCCTAAAATCGAGAAATTCGAAAAGGTTTTTAAAGACAAATTAAAAAAGAAATAA
- a CDS encoding aminopeptidase P N-terminal domain-containing protein, with the protein MKQLFLFFVFLITVNQIHSQENLPTDYLSKEFHKGRREAFRNLMPANSVAVIFSYPERVFSKDINYNFHQNPDLYYLTGYKEPDAVLLIFKETQGTDQTYNEVFFIRERNAGREMWTGRRLGVDGVKSQLGISTVYNGKDFKDFAIDLKKFDKIIYDNIPVDIRNNTSGFDLFGLLQTFKTKAGITKEDDASLELFRSITSTLREIKTPEEMELMRKTVKLSCIAHNEVMKAVGPNMSENEADGIHAYIHRRYGAEGEGYPPIVGAGANGCILHYGENNSTKIDNQLLLMDVGSEYHGYSADVTRTIPANGKFTEEQKAIYQLVYDAQEAVFKICKEGTPLADLNNTAKDVLANGLIKLGIITDPKDVKLYYPHGCSHFLGLDVHDKGNYSGPKSGLKENMIITVEPGIYIPANSKCDKKWWNIGVRIEDDIAIKKDSYENLSAESPRKWQDIEKLAAQKSVLNEIKLPKI; encoded by the coding sequence ATGAAACAATTATTCCTATTCTTTGTTTTCTTAATTACTGTTAATCAAATTCATTCACAGGAAAATCTGCCAACAGATTATCTTTCAAAAGAATTTCACAAAGGCCGAAGAGAAGCTTTCAGAAATCTTATGCCTGCCAATTCTGTAGCGGTAATTTTTTCTTATCCCGAAAGAGTTTTCTCAAAAGATATTAATTACAACTTTCATCAAAATCCTGATTTATATTACTTAACCGGATACAAAGAACCAGATGCTGTTTTGTTAATTTTCAAAGAAACTCAAGGAACTGATCAAACCTATAATGAAGTATTTTTTATAAGAGAAAGAAATGCCGGAAGAGAAATGTGGACAGGAAGACGACTTGGTGTTGATGGCGTAAAATCTCAATTGGGAATTTCCACCGTTTACAACGGAAAAGATTTTAAGGATTTCGCGATTGATTTAAAAAAATTCGATAAAATAATTTATGACAATATCCCTGTAGATATTAGAAATAATACATCAGGTTTTGACCTTTTTGGATTATTGCAAACCTTCAAGACTAAAGCCGGAATCACAAAAGAAGATGATGCTTCTTTAGAACTTTTCAGATCAATTACATCTACGCTTAGAGAAATCAAAACTCCTGAGGAAATGGAATTAATGCGTAAAACCGTTAAACTTTCCTGCATTGCACACAACGAAGTTATGAAAGCCGTTGGTCCAAATATGAGCGAAAATGAAGCTGACGGAATTCACGCTTATATTCACCGCAGATATGGTGCCGAAGGCGAAGGTTATCCACCAATTGTTGGTGCCGGAGCAAACGGATGTATTTTACATTATGGAGAAAACAACAGCACAAAAATTGACAATCAATTACTATTAATGGACGTTGGATCTGAATATCACGGTTATTCCGCGGATGTTACCAGAACAATTCCCGCAAACGGAAAATTCACCGAAGAACAAAAAGCCATTTACCAATTAGTTTATGATGCTCAGGAAGCCGTTTTCAAAATCTGTAAAGAAGGAACGCCTCTTGCAGATCTAAATAATACAGCAAAAGATGTTCTGGCAAATGGTTTAATAAAATTAGGAATCATCACAGATCCAAAAGACGTAAAACTTTATTATCCGCACGGTTGTTCTCACTTTCTCGGCTTAGATGTTCATGACAAAGGAAATTATAGCGGTCCAAAAAGTGGTCTTAAAGAAAATATGATTATCACCGTTGAACCTGGAATTTACATTCCTGCAAATAGTAAATGCGATAAAAAATGGTGGAATATTGGTGTTCGTATCGAAGATGACATTGCAATCAAAAAAGATTCATATGAAAATTTATCTGCCGAATCTCCAAGAAAATGGCAAGATATCGAAAAACTTGCGGCTCAAAAAAGCGTATTAAACGAAATAAAATTACCTAAGATATAG
- a CDS encoding quinone oxidoreductase: MKALTFSSFGDSDVLEYIEIPNPQLKKDEILVEMKAIGLNFADVYRRKGNYHLKGNPPFIAGYEGAGIVVDANNHPEYKIGDRVAFADVPFANAEFVAVNTNHVLPLPEAISFETAASILLQGLTAHYLATDSHKTQKGETVLIHAVAGGVGQFLTQISKLLGATVIGLTSSSDKAKVALEQGADHVFLYNEDWKSDIFKTIPKGVDVVYDSIGSTLTESFEVTKECGQVVFFGMAGGDPEPVNPRMLMDTSKTLTGGDLWSYLNSKEERIKRANQLFSWIIEGKITLSTPTSFKLSEGKLAHDYLESRKSTGKIILIP, encoded by the coding sequence ATGAAAGCACTTACCTTCTCCTCTTTCGGAGATTCTGATGTTTTGGAATATATCGAAATTCCGAATCCGCAATTAAAAAAAGATGAAATTCTAGTCGAAATGAAAGCCATCGGATTAAATTTTGCCGATGTTTACAGACGAAAAGGAAACTATCATTTAAAAGGAAATCCACCTTTTATTGCAGGTTACGAAGGTGCCGGAATTGTTGTTGATGCTAATAATCATCCCGAATATAAAATTGGAGATCGCGTAGCTTTCGCCGATGTTCCATTTGCAAACGCTGAGTTTGTTGCCGTTAATACAAATCATGTTCTTCCTTTGCCCGAAGCTATTTCTTTTGAAACTGCTGCTTCTATTTTACTACAAGGTTTAACCGCACATTATTTAGCAACAGATAGTCATAAAACACAAAAAGGCGAAACCGTTTTAATTCATGCCGTTGCTGGCGGAGTTGGTCAGTTTCTAACACAAATCAGTAAACTTTTGGGAGCGACTGTTATTGGTTTAACCTCTTCTTCAGACAAAGCAAAAGTTGCACTTGAACAAGGCGCAGATCACGTTTTTCTATATAATGAAGATTGGAAATCAGATATTTTTAAAACGATTCCAAAAGGTGTCGATGTAGTTTACGACAGCATCGGAAGCACATTAACAGAAAGTTTTGAAGTCACAAAAGAATGCGGACAAGTTGTTTTCTTCGGAATGGCGGGCGGCGATCCTGAACCTGTAAATCCAAGAATGTTAATGGACACTTCAAAAACATTAACCGGAGGAGATTTATGGAGTTATTTGAATTCGAAAGAAGAAAGAATCAAAAGAGCCAATCAATTATTCTCTTGGATTATCGAAGGAAAAATTACACTTTCAACACCAACTTCTTTCAAATTATCAGAAGGAAAACTAGCGCACGATTATCTTGAAAGCCGAAAAAGCACAGGAAAAATAATTTTGATTCCGTAA
- a CDS encoding FAD-dependent oxidoreductase yields MPRELLLQVTPEIAANELLLKDYLSKQIKVSAKEIQHVSILKRSIDARQKAIKINLKVIIYLQGEPFQETKIELPIYKDVSSSQEVIVVGAGPAGLFAALQLIELGLKPILIERGKDVRGRRRDLKAINVDHLVNEDSNYCFGEGGAGTYSDGKLYTRSKKRGDVTRILELLVAFGASEDILVEAHPHIGTNKLPKIIEDIRNKIIEFGGQVLFDTKVTDILVKNNEVEGIVTQTGDKILANKLILATGHSARDIFELLDKKKIFIEAKPFALGVRAEHSQQLIDSIQYSCDYRGEHLPPAPYSIVKQVNGRGMYSFCMCPGGVIAPCATSPGEVVTNGWSPSKRDQVTANSGIVIELKLEDFKPFAKFGALAGMEFQKSIEQKAWHLAGETQKVPAQRMVDFTQNKVSADIPKTSYVPGTTSVEMGQVFPGFLSQILREGFKEFGKSMRGYLTNEAILHAPESRTSSPVRIPRDPITYEHLQIKGLYPCGEGAGYAGGIISAAIDGEKCALMIAETLK; encoded by the coding sequence ATGCCAAGAGAACTTTTACTTCAGGTAACTCCAGAAATTGCTGCAAACGAATTATTGCTTAAAGACTATTTGTCTAAACAGATAAAAGTTTCTGCTAAGGAAATTCAGCATGTTTCTATTCTAAAACGATCAATTGATGCGCGTCAAAAAGCGATAAAAATCAATCTGAAAGTTATTATTTATCTGCAAGGAGAGCCTTTTCAGGAAACAAAAATTGAGCTACCTATATATAAGGACGTTTCATCTTCACAAGAAGTGATTGTTGTTGGCGCAGGTCCGGCTGGACTTTTTGCTGCTTTGCAATTAATCGAATTAGGCTTAAAGCCAATATTAATCGAACGTGGAAAAGATGTTCGTGGAAGACGACGTGATTTAAAGGCAATAAATGTTGATCATTTGGTTAATGAAGATTCTAATTACTGCTTTGGCGAAGGTGGAGCAGGAACTTATTCGGATGGAAAATTATATACACGTTCTAAAAAGCGTGGAGACGTAACCAGAATTCTGGAACTTTTAGTTGCTTTTGGAGCTTCTGAAGATATTTTGGTAGAAGCACATCCGCATATCGGAACTAATAAATTGCCAAAAATTATCGAAGATATCCGAAACAAAATTATCGAATTTGGAGGTCAGGTTTTGTTTGATACTAAAGTAACTGATATTTTGGTAAAGAATAATGAAGTCGAAGGAATTGTAACGCAAACTGGAGATAAGATTCTGGCTAATAAATTGATTTTAGCAACCGGACATTCGGCGCGTGATATTTTTGAATTATTAGATAAAAAGAAAATTTTTATAGAAGCAAAACCTTTTGCTTTAGGAGTTCGCGCAGAACATTCGCAACAATTAATAGATAGTATTCAATATAGCTGTGACTATCGTGGCGAACATTTGCCACCGGCGCCATATTCTATTGTTAAACAAGTAAACGGACGCGGAATGTATTCATTTTGTATGTGTCCGGGTGGTGTAATTGCGCCTTGTGCGACAAGTCCGGGCGAAGTAGTTACAAACGGTTGGTCGCCATCTAAGCGTGATCAGGTTACGGCAAATTCGGGAATTGTAATTGAGTTGAAATTGGAAGATTTTAAACCTTTTGCAAAATTTGGAGCTTTGGCAGGAATGGAATTCCAAAAAAGTATCGAACAAAAAGCGTGGCATTTGGCTGGAGAAACTCAAAAAGTTCCAGCACAACGAATGGTTGATTTTACTCAAAATAAAGTTTCGGCAGATATTCCTAAAACTTCTTATGTTCCCGGAACTACTTCTGTAGAAATGGGACAGGTTTTTCCTGGTTTCTTATCGCAAATTCTACGTGAAGGATTTAAAGAATTCGGAAAATCTATGCGTGGTTATTTGACCAATGAAGCAATTTTGCATGCTCCGGAAAGTAGAACTTCATCTCCGGTTCGTATTCCAAGAGATCCAATAACTTATGAGCATTTGCAAATAAAAGGTTTGTATCCTTGCGGAGAAGGAGCGGGTTATGCGGGAGGAATTATTTCGGCAGCAATCGATGGCGAAAAATGCGCTTTGATGATTGCTGAAACTTTAAAATAG
- the recQ gene encoding DNA helicase RecQ encodes MNSNEIEIHKELKKYFGFSQFKGLQEQVITSILDKKNTFVIMPTGGGKSLCYQLPALIQDGTAIVVSPLIALMKNQVDAIRSLSSENGIAHVLNSSLTKTEIAQVKKDITSGLTKLLYVAPESLTKEEYVAFLQSVPISFVAIDEAHCISEWGHDFRPEYRNLKNIIKQLGKVPIIGLTATATPKVQEDILKNLDMSDANTFKASFNRPNLYYEVRTKTKNIESDIIRFIKQHKGKSGIIYCLSRKKVESIAEVLQVNGISAVPYHAGLDAKTRAKHQDMFLMEDVDVVVATIAFGMGIDKPDVRFVIHHDIPKSLESYYQETGRAGRDGGEGHCLAYYSYKDVEKLEKFMSGKPVAEQEIGFALLQEVVAYAETSMSRRKFLLHYFGEEFDSETGEGADMDDNVRNPKTRIEAKEQVVKLLEIVRDTKHIYKSKEIVFTLIGRINAVIKAHKTDTQSFFGSGSDHDEKYWMALLRQVLVAGYLSKDIETYGVVKITKEGLNFIKKPESFMMSEDHEYNETEDEAIVTASKSSGTADEVLMGMLRELRKKVAKKLGVPPFVVFQDPSLEDMALKYPMTLTELYNIHGVGEGKAKKYGGEFVALISRYVEDNDIIRPDDLVVKSTGVNSANKLYIIQNIDRKLSLNDIASAKGLSMDALIKEMEQIVYSGTKLNIKYWVDDMLDDDQQEEIHDYFMESESDKIEDALKEFDGDYDIDELRLMRIKFISEVAN; translated from the coding sequence ATGAATTCAAACGAAATTGAAATACACAAGGAATTAAAGAAGTATTTCGGCTTTAGCCAATTTAAGGGCTTGCAGGAGCAAGTCATTACGAGTATTTTAGATAAAAAGAATACTTTTGTAATTATGCCAACAGGCGGTGGAAAGTCTCTTTGTTATCAATTACCCGCTTTAATTCAGGACGGAACAGCTATTGTTGTTTCTCCTTTAATTGCTTTGATGAAAAATCAAGTTGATGCTATTCGAAGCCTTTCTTCAGAAAACGGAATTGCGCATGTGCTAAATTCCTCTCTTACCAAAACAGAAATTGCGCAAGTAAAAAAAGACATCACTTCTGGTTTAACTAAACTTTTGTATGTTGCACCAGAATCTTTGACTAAAGAAGAATATGTGGCCTTTTTGCAAAGCGTGCCAATTTCATTTGTAGCGATTGATGAAGCACATTGTATTTCAGAATGGGGCCATGATTTTAGGCCTGAATACCGAAATCTGAAAAATATAATTAAGCAATTAGGTAAAGTGCCAATTATTGGACTTACCGCAACTGCGACCCCAAAAGTTCAGGAAGATATTCTGAAAAACCTTGATATGTCTGATGCAAATACTTTTAAAGCATCATTCAACAGACCGAACTTATACTACGAAGTTCGCACAAAAACTAAAAATATTGAGTCGGATATTATTCGATTTATCAAACAACATAAAGGCAAATCGGGAATTATTTACTGCTTAAGCCGTAAAAAAGTAGAATCGATTGCCGAAGTTTTGCAAGTTAACGGAATAAGCGCCGTTCCTTATCATGCAGGTTTAGATGCTAAAACCCGCGCCAAACATCAGGATATGTTCCTGATGGAAGACGTAGATGTGGTTGTAGCAACAATTGCTTTCGGAATGGGAATCGACAAACCAGACGTTCGTTTTGTAATTCATCATGATATTCCAAAATCACTCGAAAGTTATTATCAGGAAACTGGTCGTGCCGGACGTGATGGAGGCGAAGGACATTGTCTGGCTTACTACTCCTATAAAGATGTAGAAAAGTTAGAGAAATTTATGTCCGGAAAACCAGTTGCTGAACAGGAAATTGGTTTTGCTTTATTGCAGGAAGTTGTGGCTTACGCCGAAACCTCAATGTCGCGTAGAAAATTCTTATTGCACTATTTTGGTGAAGAATTCGATAGTGAAACTGGCGAAGGTGCAGATATGGACGACAACGTTCGCAATCCTAAAACAAGAATTGAAGCCAAAGAACAAGTCGTTAAATTGTTGGAAATCGTTCGCGATACCAAACATATTTATAAATCAAAAGAAATTGTATTTACATTAATTGGTCGTATAAACGCTGTAATTAAAGCGCATAAAACAGATACGCAATCCTTTTTTGGATCAGGTTCAGATCATGACGAGAAATATTGGATGGCATTACTTCGACAAGTTTTAGTTGCAGGTTATTTGTCTAAAGATATTGAGACTTATGGAGTAGTGAAAATCACCAAAGAAGGTTTGAATTTCATTAAAAAACCAGAATCTTTCATGATGTCTGAAGACCATGAATACAATGAAACTGAAGATGAAGCAATCGTAACAGCATCAAAATCATCAGGTACTGCCGATGAAGTTTTAATGGGAATGTTGCGTGAACTTCGTAAAAAAGTAGCCAAAAAACTAGGAGTTCCTCCATTTGTTGTTTTTCAGGATCCTTCACTTGAAGATATGGCGCTAAAATATCCAATGACTTTAACAGAGTTATACAATATTCACGGAGTTGGAGAAGGTAAAGCTAAGAAGTACGGAGGAGAATTTGTTGCTTTAATCAGTCGTTATGTAGAAGATAATGATATTATTCGTCCAGACGATCTTGTAGTGAAATCTACAGGAGTAAATTCTGCCAATAAATTATATATCATTCAAAATATAGATAGAAAGTTATCATTGAATGATATTGCTTCTGCAAAAGGGTTGTCTATGGATGCCTTAATTAAAGAAATGGAGCAAATCGTTTATTCAGGTACAAAACTGAATATTAAATATTGGGTTGATGATATGCTTGACGATGATCAGCAAGAAGAAATTCACGATTATTTCATGGAATCAGAATCAGATAAAATCGAAGATGCACTTAAAGAATTTGATGGTGATTATGATATTGATGAATTACGCTTAATGCGAATTAAATTTATTAGCGAAGTAGCGAACTAG